One region of Chitinophaga varians genomic DNA includes:
- a CDS encoding hemerythrin domain-containing protein, which yields MQRHSALIPLSHEHKRLLFVCRYLKRDAAPYEGFPLETQARFEYMVKVFQELMVPHIQKEEYLFEKCSGHDPRVDALIAELQAEHRLISGMYSAITESTSLEEDMDKIAVSLEAHIRKEERVFFELVQDVLPHLLENIRWDN from the coding sequence ATGCAACGTCATTCAGCACTAATACCCTTATCGCATGAGCATAAGCGGCTGTTATTTGTATGCCGCTATCTGAAAAGAGATGCGGCGCCCTATGAAGGTTTTCCGCTGGAAACACAGGCCCGGTTTGAATATATGGTGAAGGTGTTCCAGGAACTGATGGTGCCGCACATTCAGAAAGAAGAATACCTCTTTGAGAAATGCAGCGGCCACGATCCCCGGGTGGACGCACTGATCGCAGAGCTGCAGGCAGAACACCGGCTGATCTCCGGTATGTACAGCGCTATTACAGAAAGTACCAGCCTGGAAGAAGACATGGACAAAATAGCGGTCAGCCTGGAAGCGCATATACGCAAAGAGGAAAGGGTGTTTTTTGAACTGGTCCAGGACGTACTGCCCCATCTGCTGGAAAATATCCGGTGGGATAACTAA
- a CDS encoding DUF2167 domain-containing protein — protein sequence MRKVFAYCIITCLVVASRAFAGAGEDGLDRYDLLGPEDRLTASFTYLEGKVVLNNGAVLSVPEGYRFLNAVQGRTLVERLWGNPQNPGFLGLLLPKPGSRTANDLFGIEISMDESGYLSQSEARQLNYNILMQKMQQRLAQDNNWRSRRGLNAVTDMHWALPPVYHESDNTLQLARILQLGKNTAVLNYELRMLTRSGALCLTAVAPIGQLEQLQALMPAMGARVHLPIGQRYLDFNPHTDRLAAWTEKMRRMGEILDAHHFFQGLLNTWLFVAVSLLMVLFIYIMQYVHRRREMPKQLFRVDERLN from the coding sequence ATGCGAAAGGTTTTTGCATATTGTATAATCACTTGTCTGGTCGTCGCCTCCCGGGCTTTTGCCGGTGCAGGGGAAGATGGCCTGGACCGTTATGACCTGCTGGGTCCGGAAGACCGGCTCACGGCATCTTTTACTTATCTCGAAGGAAAGGTGGTGCTGAACAATGGTGCCGTACTGTCTGTGCCGGAGGGGTATCGTTTTCTCAACGCGGTACAGGGCCGGACATTGGTAGAGCGCCTTTGGGGGAACCCGCAGAACCCCGGATTCCTGGGCCTGTTGCTGCCTAAACCCGGCAGCCGGACAGCAAACGATCTCTTTGGTATCGAAATATCGATGGATGAATCAGGGTACCTGAGTCAGTCCGAAGCGCGGCAGCTTAATTACAATATATTGATGCAAAAAATGCAACAGCGCCTGGCACAGGATAATAACTGGCGCAGCAGAAGAGGCCTTAATGCGGTTACAGACATGCATTGGGCCTTACCGCCTGTTTACCATGAATCTGATAATACCCTGCAACTGGCCCGTATCTTGCAATTGGGCAAAAATACCGCCGTCCTTAATTATGAACTGAGAATGCTTACCCGTTCCGGCGCGCTGTGTCTGACTGCCGTGGCACCTATCGGTCAGCTGGAACAGTTGCAGGCGCTGATGCCGGCGATGGGTGCCCGGGTGCACCTGCCGATAGGGCAGCGGTACCTGGATTTCAATCCCCATACCGACCGGCTGGCCGCGTGGACCGAAAAGATGCGCAGAATGGGCGAGATCCTTGATGCCCATCATTTCTTTCAGGGGCTGCTTAATACGTGGCTGTTCGTAGCCGTGTCCCTGTTGATGGTTTTGTTTATATATATAATGCAATACGTCCATCGCCGCCGCGAAATGCCTAAGCAGCTTTTCCGGGTAGATGAGCGACTGAATTAA
- a CDS encoding outer membrane beta-barrel family protein: protein MRSILTAFALTAGMISAALTSQAQNGPKIAGKVIRTGDQPVEFATVTLLKAGDSSLVKGAIADINGKYEFEQIKQGKYLIAAAAVGMNKAYSKPFEVGTTGVTVPALAMDAASKSLKAVDVTARKPFVEQKADKMVVNVESSITAAGGNAMEVLEKSPTINVDKDGNISMKGKGGVIIMIDGKPTNMSSQEVTELLKSMPASNVEQIELIANPSAKYDAAGNAGIINLKLKKNKNYGTNGNVSLAVAQGLRPRGNGGINLNHRNENMNLFGSYNYSHRESEQNLGVYRTMTNDGHYQVFDQNNIDRYKSDYHAAKVGMDYFISKKHTIGVMADLALRDRNSPAEAFTKIGNGSIVDSILRTNSTDKGRWQRGAYNVNYRGILDSTGKELNIDLDYARNTNKQTSSIFAVSRDGADKGILGSDTSRNNQPSSIEIKTAKIDYVHPLKGGAKLEAGLKTSFVTTDNDARFDSLRVGNWIKDENRSNHFIYKENINAAYVNFSKQFKKVHVQVGLRGEQTHINGYSESTQKEQLKIVKNDSSYFNLFPSAALTYELNKNNTFGLTYSRRIQRPDYEELNPFESYLDRYTKQAGNPYLRPQYSNAFELTHTFKEFLITSLGYTHTKDMMTRILEAAVDPASGDTSAIRYRYQNVAKADNFSLNVSVPVPITKWWTSFTTASLLYNMYETVVDKNNVKLSSFGFFGRTQQTFTLAKNTTAELTFLYVAPQVLEEGLFKMKSMYSLDLGLQQKVMKGKGTLKLSVADIFNTQYFRGSFDNAGRTTALVSRNDVRQVRLSFNYRFGNSNVKAARTRETGLEAEQNRVKQGGN, encoded by the coding sequence ATGAGATCAATTTTGACAGCGTTTGCATTAACAGCAGGAATGATAAGCGCAGCGTTAACTTCCCAGGCACAAAACGGACCTAAAATAGCCGGTAAAGTCATCCGCACCGGCGACCAACCAGTTGAATTTGCCACCGTAACCCTCTTAAAGGCCGGCGACTCTTCTCTTGTAAAAGGAGCTATCGCAGACATCAATGGTAAATATGAATTTGAACAGATAAAACAAGGTAAATACCTGATCGCGGCAGCAGCTGTAGGAATGAACAAAGCATACAGCAAGCCCTTTGAAGTGGGCACCACCGGCGTGACCGTCCCCGCTCTGGCCATGGATGCGGCTTCCAAAAGCCTGAAAGCAGTGGATGTTACCGCCCGCAAGCCTTTCGTTGAACAGAAAGCCGATAAAATGGTGGTGAACGTGGAAAGCAGCATCACCGCCGCCGGTGGTAACGCCATGGAAGTACTGGAGAAATCACCTACCATCAATGTAGATAAAGACGGTAACATCTCCATGAAGGGAAAAGGCGGCGTTATCATCATGATCGATGGTAAACCAACCAATATGTCTTCCCAGGAAGTGACAGAACTGCTGAAAAGCATGCCTGCTTCCAACGTAGAACAAATAGAACTGATTGCCAATCCTTCCGCCAAATATGATGCTGCCGGTAATGCGGGCATCATCAACCTGAAACTGAAAAAGAACAAGAACTACGGCACCAACGGTAACGTGAGCCTGGCAGTGGCACAGGGCCTCAGGCCCCGTGGTAACGGTGGCATCAACCTGAACCACCGTAACGAAAACATGAACCTGTTCGGTTCCTATAACTACAGCCACCGCGAATCAGAACAAAACCTGGGCGTGTACCGTACGATGACCAACGACGGCCATTACCAGGTATTTGATCAGAATAATATCGACAGATATAAATCAGACTATCATGCTGCCAAAGTGGGAATGGATTATTTCATCTCCAAAAAACATACAATCGGTGTGATGGCAGACCTGGCACTCCGCGATCGTAACAGCCCGGCTGAGGCCTTCACCAAAATAGGCAACGGTTCCATCGTCGATTCTATCCTGCGTACTAATTCCACTGACAAAGGCAGGTGGCAGCGCGGCGCTTACAACGTGAACTACCGCGGTATCCTGGATTCTACCGGTAAAGAACTGAACATTGACCTGGACTATGCCCGCAACACCAACAAACAAACGTCATCCATCTTTGCAGTAAGCCGCGATGGCGCTGACAAAGGCATACTGGGCAGCGATACTTCCCGCAACAATCAGCCTTCCAGCATTGAAATCAAAACCGCAAAAATAGATTACGTACATCCGTTGAAAGGCGGCGCCAAACTGGAAGCCGGTCTGAAAACCAGCTTCGTGACCACCGACAACGACGCCCGTTTTGATTCCCTGCGCGTGGGCAACTGGATAAAAGATGAAAACCGTTCCAATCACTTTATCTATAAAGAAAACATCAATGCCGCTTATGTGAATTTCAGCAAACAGTTCAAAAAAGTACACGTACAGGTAGGGCTGCGCGGCGAGCAAACCCACATCAATGGCTATTCTGAATCAACACAAAAAGAACAGCTTAAAATAGTGAAAAATGATTCCAGCTATTTTAACCTGTTCCCCAGCGCTGCATTGACTTATGAGCTCAACAAGAACAACACGTTCGGACTGACGTACAGCCGTCGTATCCAGCGCCCGGACTATGAAGAGCTGAACCCGTTCGAGTCTTACCTCGACCGCTATACGAAACAAGCCGGTAACCCATACCTGCGGCCACAGTATTCCAACGCCTTTGAACTGACGCACACTTTTAAGGAATTCCTGATCACCTCACTGGGGTATACCCATACCAAAGATATGATGACAAGAATCCTGGAAGCAGCGGTGGACCCTGCCAGCGGAGATACTTCAGCCATCCGTTACCGTTACCAGAATGTGGCAAAGGCCGACAACTTCAGCCTGAACGTGTCAGTACCCGTTCCCATCACCAAATGGTGGACATCCTTTACAACAGCATCTCTCTTGTATAATATGTATGAAACAGTGGTAGACAAAAATAACGTGAAACTCTCTTCCTTCGGTTTCTTTGGCCGTACACAACAGACTTTCACCCTCGCTAAAAACACCACTGCGGAACTTACATTCCTTTATGTAGCGCCACAGGTACTGGAAGAAGGCCTGTTCAAAATGAAATCCATGTACTCCCTTGACCTGGGCTTACAACAGAAAGTAATGAAAGGTAAAGGAACGCTGAAACTGAGTGTGGCCGACATTTTCAATACGCAATACTTCCGTGGTTCATTTGACAATGCCGGCAGGACCACCGCGCTGGTCAGCAGAAACGATGTACGTCAGGTACGCCTTTCCTTCAACTACCGCTTCGGTAACAGCAACGTGAAAGCTGCCCGTACCCGTGAGACAGGCCTGGAAGCAGAACAGAACCGCGTTAAACAGGGAGGAAACTAA
- a CDS encoding TonB-dependent receptor domain-containing protein has translation MKSILTAFALTAGMVSAAFTSQAQNGPKVAGKVVRAGEQPVEFATITLLKAGDSSLVKGAIADINGKYEFEQIKQGRYLIAAAAVGMNKAYSKPFELGAAGVTVPALSMEAASKSLKAVDVTARKPFIEQKNDRMVVNVESSITAAGGTAMEVLEKSPTINVDKDGNISMKGKGGVVIMIDGKPTNMTSQDVAELLKSMPASNLEQIELIANPSAKYDAAGNAGIINLKLKKNKNYGTNGNLNLGVSQGERSRANGGLNLNHRNEKVNIFGSYNYNHRDQNQWLGLYRTMTNEGHYQVFDQQTSTDQKSDYQAGKLGVDYFISKNHTLGVMADLSRRDRLMPSEAVTMMGNGSRLDSVLHTNTEENARWDRGAYNLNYRGILDSTGKELNVDLDYARMTQKVNASILAFTRDGADKALLNSDTSRNGQPSSIDIKSAKIDYAHPLKGGAKLEAGAKISFVTTDNDARFDSLRTGNWIKDERRSNHFIYKENINAAYINFNKQFKKVYVQVGLRGEQTHINGNSTFTKDQQMQVIKNDSSYFNLFPSAAVNYQLNKNNTLGLTYSRRIQRPDYEELNPFEFYLDRYTKITGNPGLKPQYSNAFEVTHTFKSFLTTSLAYTHTKDMMTKILEAAVDQASGDTTAIRYRYQNVARADVFNLNISAPVPVTKWWTSFTTVSLTYNMYETVIDKNNVKLSSVGFFGRTQQTFTLTKDLSAEAVFFYVSPQVADEGLFKMKAMYGLDLGVQQKVLKGKGSVKLGVTDVFRTSYFRGYFENLGRTTSVSNTWDSRQVRLSFNYRFGNNNVKAARNRQTGLEAEQNRVKGGN, from the coding sequence ATGAAATCAATTTTGACAGCGTTTGCATTAACAGCAGGAATGGTAAGCGCCGCATTCACTTCCCAGGCACAAAACGGACCTAAAGTGGCCGGTAAAGTTGTCCGCGCCGGCGAACAGCCTGTGGAATTCGCTACCATTACGCTTTTAAAAGCCGGCGACTCCTCCCTTGTAAAAGGTGCTATTGCAGATATCAACGGGAAATATGAATTTGAACAGATAAAACAAGGCAGGTACCTCATCGCGGCAGCAGCCGTAGGCATGAACAAAGCTTACAGCAAACCCTTTGAGCTGGGCGCTGCCGGCGTAACGGTCCCTGCGCTCTCCATGGAAGCTGCTTCCAAAAGCCTGAAAGCAGTAGACGTTACCGCCCGCAAGCCCTTTATAGAACAGAAAAACGATAGGATGGTGGTGAACGTGGAAAGCAGCATCACTGCCGCCGGCGGTACCGCCATGGAGGTACTGGAGAAATCACCTACCATCAACGTAGACAAGGACGGTAACATTTCCATGAAAGGAAAAGGCGGCGTAGTAATCATGATTGATGGCAAACCCACTAATATGACCTCACAGGATGTGGCAGAACTACTGAAAAGCATGCCCGCGTCCAACCTGGAACAAATAGAGCTCATCGCCAATCCTTCCGCCAAATACGATGCTGCCGGTAATGCCGGGATCATCAACCTGAAATTGAAAAAGAATAAAAACTACGGAACCAACGGCAATCTGAACCTGGGCGTCTCCCAGGGCGAGAGAAGCCGTGCCAATGGCGGACTTAACCTGAACCATCGCAACGAAAAGGTAAACATCTTCGGTTCCTATAACTATAATCATCGGGATCAGAACCAGTGGCTGGGATTATACCGTACCATGACCAATGAAGGCCACTATCAGGTATTTGACCAGCAAACCAGCACGGACCAGAAATCTGATTATCAGGCAGGCAAACTGGGCGTGGATTATTTCATCTCCAAAAATCATACACTTGGTGTAATGGCAGACCTGAGCCGCCGCGACCGCCTGATGCCCAGCGAGGCTGTGACCATGATGGGCAACGGCAGCCGGCTAGACTCTGTGTTGCATACCAATACCGAAGAAAATGCAAGATGGGACCGTGGTGCCTACAACCTGAACTACCGCGGTATTCTTGATTCTACCGGTAAAGAGTTGAACGTTGACCTGGACTATGCGCGGATGACCCAGAAAGTCAACGCTTCCATATTGGCCTTCACCCGCGACGGCGCTGACAAAGCGTTGCTTAACAGCGATACGTCCCGCAACGGCCAGCCTTCCAGCATCGATATTAAATCTGCAAAAATTGATTATGCGCACCCCTTGAAAGGCGGTGCCAAACTGGAAGCCGGCGCTAAAATCAGCTTCGTGACCACTGACAATGATGCCCGCTTCGACTCTCTGCGTACCGGCAACTGGATAAAAGATGAACGCCGCTCCAACCACTTTATTTATAAGGAGAACATCAACGCTGCTTATATCAACTTTAATAAGCAGTTCAAAAAGGTATATGTACAGGTGGGACTTCGTGGCGAACAAACCCATATCAATGGTAACTCCACATTTACAAAAGACCAGCAGATGCAGGTGATCAAAAACGACTCCAGTTACTTCAACCTTTTTCCCAGCGCGGCCGTGAATTATCAGTTGAACAAGAACAATACCCTGGGCCTGACGTACAGCCGCCGTATTCAGCGTCCGGATTACGAAGAGCTGAATCCGTTTGAGTTCTACCTGGACCGTTATACAAAAATAACCGGTAACCCGGGCCTGAAGCCGCAGTATTCCAACGCTTTTGAGGTTACGCATACATTTAAGTCGTTTCTGACTACATCATTGGCATATACGCATACAAAAGACATGATGACCAAGATCCTGGAAGCAGCGGTAGATCAGGCCAGCGGGGATACCACGGCTATACGTTACAGGTATCAGAACGTAGCCAGGGCGGATGTTTTCAACCTGAACATCTCTGCACCGGTACCTGTCACCAAATGGTGGACGTCTTTCACCACGGTGTCCCTTACCTACAATATGTACGAAACTGTGATCGATAAAAACAACGTGAAGTTGTCATCAGTCGGTTTCTTTGGACGCACCCAACAGACTTTCACCCTTACAAAAGACCTGAGCGCAGAAGCTGTTTTCTTCTATGTTTCTCCACAGGTAGCTGATGAAGGGCTGTTCAAAATGAAAGCCATGTATGGCCTGGACCTCGGTGTGCAGCAGAAAGTGCTGAAAGGTAAAGGTTCTGTAAAGCTGGGCGTGACTGATGTTTTCAGGACGAGTTATTTCCGTGGCTATTTCGAGAACCTGGGCCGCACCACTTCTGTATCAAATACATGGGATTCACGGCAGGTACGGCTTTCGTTCAACTATCGCTTCGGTAATAATAACGTCAAGGCCGCCCGTAATCGTCAAACCGGCCTGGAAGCAGAACAAAACCGTGTTAAAGGAGGAAACTAA